The sequence CCACTCCTCATCTCCAAAGCCACCAAAAACTGTAACCtaccttgtgtgtttttcactaaTTGAAATGCCTAATGAGGTCCCAAGGGCTCCATCCCATTACCTCTGAGTTAATTAAAGCCTAAGCAGTGTGCCAAACGGTGAATAAAGATGCAGTAAAAGTGCAAGAGGAACAGGGAACCCGAGCAGGGTTCGGTGTGCTGGGATGGAGCTGACCTGCTTTCCTGTCATTGTTGTGGGACGCTTTACTCTGAGAAGGAGCAGATgtctattatttttttatttgtatttattttgggCTTCAAATTTAGTTACCCTGGTTCAGGCACTCATTTTCCAGTGTGGTTAGCCTAATTCTGCTTTATGAAACATTAAACGCCTTGCAACCATCAGCAAGGTTTTTATGAATATGTTCCCCGTTTAGAACTAAAACATAACACAAGACTAAAGAATTGACAGGTGTATTTTGGACTTTTATTCCCTTTCAGTGTGGCTGTCATAAAATTATGCTGCTCATTAAATCTACATTCTCAACACCTACAAAAGGCAGTTATCAACTTGTTATGCACCGTGGTCGCTATTATGACAATATTAATCCAAACCACATTATGTTGTTAAAGAAAGTTCTGCTTATTAAACGACATGGGCtgaggaaagacaaaaagaggcaTTTCTTTTAAGAAAcaatttcaaatgtttatttaacaTGTCAAAGAAGGGGCACACACTCGTGAATTGAAAAGGGGGCTGCAATTATTGGCCAGTACTATGACTTAGACTTAATACTAACATTAATCAGGTTTTggctaaaaagaaaacatgtttttgttcctttttgtttttataaagaAACTTTATGTACATTGGTTCTTTTATACAAGAGGTTCATTGGATAAATGCATCAAAAAGAAACCAGTTCTGCAGTAAACtttacaaaaaatacattttgttttcattgagagATGTAGAAAAGGAGACGGTCAAATATTGACCAATAatatttcttccttttcattatttagaaaaaaagttGTTCTAATAcctatttaaaagaaaagcaatatACAGCACAATAAATGGGAGACAATTGCCTTTGCGGATTCATTCAGTTGGTTTGGTAACCAAGGAGAGGGGCTGCGACTGGAACAGGGCATGATGGGAGTGAAGGGCTGCCTGAtggaaaggggaagggggggagAGCATGGAGTGGTGCAGCGAGGTGAAGGGGATTGGCCGGGTGAGGATGGGTGTGGTCGACTGGCTACCTGAAGTACCAATTGGGATGGAGATGGTGGGTTGGGaggtggaagaagaggaggaagatgaggaggaggaggaagaagaagaggatgtgGATCCGGAAGCCTTCCCAGCTAGGGAGAAGTGGTGGTGCATGCGTCCCTCCGGTTTGGTGGTGAGCGATAGTGGCTGGGCCTGCTCGGAGTGAGTGGCGGCGGGAGCAGCCGGGGAGGCCAAGGCTGCAGAGGGAGTGGCTGGTGAGTCTAGCATGCTGCCGTGGGATGACGCGGGGCTGTCACACATCTTCTCCGAGGGCAGGTACTGCACGCACTGCTTCTTGCTTCTTATCGAGAAGTCTGGAGAGAGCGAATGAGAAGAGGAGAAGCTGAATTATGGATCTGCCGCTGGCTTGAAATCTGGTTCACGTCCCTCAATGCTGCCGGCGACGGAAGTGAGCGAGTGATTATTAAAACAGTGAGGATGAAGGCAGCAAAAGCTCTGCAACATGACATGTTCAAATCAACCTGAAGACACACTACAGCGGGGAGAGTGAAACATGATGTTAAACATTCAGTACGTATTCATGATGAAAAAAAGTAACCACAACACGCTACATTAAAACGTGCAATGCCGTGTGGAGAGCTCTCCTATTTTGGATAAATTTCAGTGTTGACTTGGTTGCACAACAGCAGACATACCTGCTACTACTGGCACTGAACCTCAAAAGCTGCTTGTCAAAGTGTAGAAGTAAGGAAAGAAGGTATTAAGTGTTAGTGAAGAAAAGAATTCATGCACAAAAGGCGGATATGAATAACAGAGTAAAGGTGCGCTGCTGCAGGTTGCATTGGAGCcttgcaataaaaataaagcttgtCGTTTTTTCAATTCcagtttgtaaagaaaaaaaatatagagaGAGAAGATCAGAAAGACAAGGCCTCTTACCTTCTGGTTTTGAGTCAGGTTTattgtctctcttcctctttttccgCTTTCCCTGCACAGATAAAACAATGCagttaaaatactgtttttaataGTGAAAGTAAACCACCCGTGTGACTTCGGTTTGTAAGAACAAAAGTGTGATTATTATAATTAAGTGAAGCAGTCATGTTTGACTGAGCcttgtgagagaaaaaaaagtgtttttcttaatTTCCGCCCCTCATTCATATAAGAGCGGGTCATGGAAACGTGCCACTCACATAGTTATCTCGTGCTGACCATCCTGGATAGAGCTGGGAGTGGAGTTGCCTCTCTTTTCTGGCCAGCTCATAGTATTTGGCTTGTTCCTCTCTTGACAGGGAATGCCACTgtgcacaaagacagaagatATCAAAGGattgttaaacacacacacacacacacacacacacacacacacaccacatataTGGTGTCTacatatatatgaataaaaagtgaaactcacaagtacatctgtgtctgtgccacTTACCCGTCTTCCAAGGATCTGGTTGATGGCAGCGCTCTCTTTTAGAGTGCACTCTGCCACTACTTTGGCTCTCATCTCCTTCATATACAGCATGAAAGCATTCAGAGGTTTCTTGATATGAGGCCTCTTGTCCTCTTCTTTCTTGGGAGGAACAGGGGATTTCCTGCTAACCcgaaacattaaaatgatacTGTTAATAAAGTGTGAATGGTGGCGGAAAGGGGAAATATTATGCAGCAATAAAAGCAggtgttgattttatttttttcttacgCATGCATTGAGGGGCTGATGTCACCACCGGGCTCCTGTTTGATGGCTGGGGAGACAATGGCGGGATGAGGAATGCCGGTCTGGTGAAGGCTGTGCGGAGGCGGAGTCACCATGTGAGGGGAGAAACGGCTGGACACCAAGCTGAGAGGGCAAAAGGAGGCAGCATTTTAACAGGCAGATTCACCAGCAGAGTGAACAGAGTTAACCCTGTTAACTCGACAAGGTTCACCTAGCTTGGCACATAAGTGCCCTGCCTTACCCTCCGGGTAAAACTCGCTCTGCCTACTGCGTCCGTCTAGACTAAATTCATACACACAATGAGTGAAATGCTTgctttttgttcaaataaagACTTTTTCAAAAGCCCCTTTATTCAGCAATGGCTAGAGAAAAGTGGAGTGTgttgttaccatggtgacagtATGGCCGTGACACCTGAAACCTCTTTCCTTACCACGTTTCAGACCATGGAAGGCGTTCTGACAGCCGTCCACACAGAACACCTTTGCAAAGTGTCTCTCTCAATTTACAATTTTTAATACAATGGAGCTTTGTAAGGAACAACGGGGAAAATCAAGCTCCATATCCCTCTGTCACGCACTCTAGTTAATGTTGGACTGGAAAACTCTTTTTATTTGAACTCTTTTTAACATGGCACTCAGATTGTCGTGAGGGACAGTGCACAACATGAAGTGAGTCATCAGCTGTAGTTTATGATGCACTCAGCATGGACCAACCCAGGGGTAACTTTTACACAGGAGCTTTTCTAGCTGTTTCTAACCATCGAAGACACCAACACTGAAGGCCAGGTGAGAAACACTCGCACAGAAACATCTTCCTCATTCAAAATTCATGATCTCAGTATTcatgaatataaaacaaaaaaagtatgTGCAAGTGTAAATTTGTCCAATAAGCCCAATGAAATATCTGCGATTAAGAGCtgatatttttcctctttgaagCACCTAATAATTTACACTGTACAAACAAGGAGGTGCCATACACTTCCtgctttttttgcattttattattttatcttgtgCTCCTCacctttcatttactttttatcTACTTTTCCTGCTTCTGGTGTTTCCTCATTGCAAACTGATGGGATTTCTGATAGCGTCTCCGGAGTTCCTCTGAGTGCTGTTATTATTGAGTGCTTCATTAATTACAAAGTGATTATTAGTTTATGTGTGGATATCACTCCCTTGGTGATAAACCCACACTGACTGTATCTATAAACCAAGTCACTGATGAACAGTCTGGTGATGGCACGCAGTCAAGCCCCACATTTTGAGAATAATGCTCCTATTGATATTCATGTGATGCAGTTGTATTTATGTGACCTATGCTGCTGCCAtagattttatttcttctgaTTTTATAATCACAATTTTACAGTTATATTTTATTGAGTCATATTGCCTTTTCGCGTTTATAATAAACTTGAAAAAGTGTGGATGGGTGCAATATTTCACCAAATGGCATGCATTagattgtattaaaaaaattcTGTAGGATAAGTTGTTATTGTTGTGAGTCCATCTTCCGATGGAGCTACACATGCTATTGACCACGGAGACCTTTCTGAATATATCCTCTCATACTACCACCGGAAGGCTCGCTACAAATCTTTCCAATTTTGAAAGAGGGCGAGAGAGTTAAGTCTGATGGGACGTGTAGGTTCAGGTGAGCTTTGATTTGTCCTAATCGATTCTCAGCCTTTTCATCTCTgccaaatctgtgtgtgtgtgtgtgtgtgtgtgtgtgtgtgtgtgttgtggctcTGAACACTGGCCTGACCACAGAAGTTTAGCtctgagagaaaagacaggagaggagtGCTGAATGCCAATaatgtgtttgctctgtttAAGAAGCTGCACTTGTCTGTGATAGACTTCTCATCCCTTTGTAGTCCTAGCACGGATGCCTGTATGTGATCTGACAATGATTGTCAGAGGTGAAAAGTATGTTATTCAAAATGAGAGTTCTGCTATTTCCAAAAATCTTTCTAAAGAGTTgaacaatacaaacaatacaGTAAAGCTGCACACCAGCCGTTTATTTTTACCCAGTGTTAAAAAAAGGCTGGCAAAAAAAGCAGGAGAAATGTGATTACAGCATGTCATAGAAGCAGCAGATATTAGGTGTCTCCCtttgggagggtgggggtgttgCTGAACATGATCCGCTCACCTGGACATGGATGCATTCATTGCTAGCGCTGGATAGGGGTGACGGAATCCCCCCGGTGGGATGGAGTACATGGGCTGGCCCTGCctgggagacagagggagacagagtgagCAAAAGCTCCAGTGTGAGGTGGatcaaacacagctgacagCTAACCCACCAGCACTAATCTTCTACTCATCAACTCAAATCCCCTGCTTGTGGAACAGCACCGTTGCAATTGATTACAAGAGCCATGGCAAAACCTATAAAAGTTCATAAATACCTCCTGGTaaacttgttttaaaatgttttaatttattattgCTCTCATATGGTGCATCATGTCGCTGCACAACGGAGCATAAATCAGACATTGCTTTAAACTAAAATCATGAAAACGTTACCCTACTcgtgttttttcttgtttcttgacTTGAACTAGAAAAAGAGAACACTTTTTCTTAATCTAAACTCACAACAAGCTCTTGGCCACGAAACCAAAAAAGCCAActaaaaccaaacacagcaaGTGTAGATGCAAGTTTTGTTATTATTCAGAACAAAACACTTCTGGCTGTACGGACTGAAAATAACAGGAACTTACTGTTGCATGAACCAGCCCAGAGGGTGTGTGATCGAACCGACAGCACCAGGAGACAGGGGGTAGTACGGAGAGAGCTCCGATGGGTGAGGCGTCCGAGGAATGCCTGAaggtgacaaaaacagaagacGCCAGCTCTTAAAAAGCAGTCATCACGCTACCATCTTCACCAAACCCCTGATGCTCACACcaaaagtgtgtgaaagagtgCAGGCTTGAAAGCCTATTGTATTACAGAGTGTGAATTCACTGTGGTGATTCCAAAGTTTTCAAGGTGGAAAAAGATAACACATTGTCCATTGAAACTTTCTCAGAACATTccaaacagaaacagtgaaacactgtttttttttttttaccactgtgACAAATGGTCACCATTTGAATTCAATGCAGCTGACAGGAATTTAAGCTGACTAAAGCCTCTGAGCTCCGTACTACAATTTTTACAACCACCTTCAAGGTTACTGACAGATTTTATGCGGAATATCGCTTTAAGATCAAACAGTGTGTCGTGAAGTGAATCAGTGTGCATCCATGAGAACTTTACCTGTCTTTGGGTCGAGGATCTCCGGGGAGAGGTGTGATGGCGGCGTTCCAGGGGAGAAGTGTTCATTGCTGTATGTGATGAGGGGTGTCAGCGGGTGGACATGGTGGGCATGCTGCACCACTGGGACTTTATTGGACTGTTGatgcaggaaaaaacaaaacacaaagaatttATGAGCAACAAGTGTCTGACACCTGACTTTTAAAACAGAGCGAACGCAAAGTAAACCATCAAAGCCGCTCTGCTCCTCGTCCCGTACTGTATGCATGCACATGATGATTTTTGTTGGCCACTGTTCAAAAGAAATGCATGGAGTAAACAGGCCATCATGTGTAAACATCACAGACTGCGCGTGTGACCGGCCCTGTGATGCAATCTGGACCAGCACCAAGAAACACTAAAAAGCATGCAGACACATGCCAAGACCATTACGGTCATTTAGTTGAGGAGAGAACTGTTTGTTCAGTCcgacaagaaaaacaacagtgccACGGAGTCCAAAAGTCACACCAGCAAGCCAGAAACAAACAGGCTAAGGTAAACTGAATATCCATAAACAAGTCATCATCTCCCACTCTGCCAGACAGCAGTCACTTGATGGGAATGAGCACACACCCACGGGTGGATCGCGCTGCCACGTTACACTGAAGATGACCCTCATGCTGAAAAACACTTAATTCGGTGTGACTTAAGATAAGTGGTGAAGAACAGAAGGTCCAGAGATAAAACTTCCTTTAACATGTTCAGACGCATGTTGGAAAAGCCCAGATCTTTGGCGAGATCCCAGCTGCATTACAGCTCCGACCAGGACGATgaagacaataataataaccagCGTCTCTACTTTCATTAGGCATCGCTCAGCCTCGCAGTCATTTCCCCCTGGCTGCCTGGCTGAATAGAGCACTTGTTGGCTCAACTTGTCACATGGGAGGGtcaaggggtggggggggagaaAGGAGTCTTGTTCCTTCAGGCTAACCTTTCTTCAATATCCCTCCCCACCCCCTTCTCAACCTCTCGTCTCTCTCCAACGTGGTCTGCTAGGGAACAAGGTTTGCATTGAGACTTCTGTACACTCTCTTGCTTCACGCTGCTTAGAATTGTTCCAAATtgtagcttttttcttttttttttttaaaagcaacgtccaaccttttcctctttttaaatctttagCAAATCGGTTTCTCCGATGTCTAAAGCACGCTTTGATTCTGGTAATGCCAGATGGAGTGAGGAAAATATTTACTGGTGTTAAACATGGCTATATTAAGATCACTTTGCTCAGGACTTTTTTGGTTCCTCCAGACTTAGAGCATATAAGGTCAATGCATATGATGATGTGCAGAGAACACAATTtgacacaacacagaaaagGCTTTGATAAAGCTGCGTGGCAGGAATGGTGTTGACTTGCTGGGTTGAAACCCCAGGTCCCACATGTCATGTATATTTGAGTTGTGCTTTGTTGTTCTACTTCATGTACAATATGCCTGAATTTTCCCTATATTGTGAGGGCTGTTCGAGACCTCTAGACCTGGGTGCCAACACATTTTGGGAAGCACTTCAATGAGAATTTGAAATGATGCCTATTAATTATTCATATCCTGGAATACACCAATCGTGTGCTCTAAACATATTTCTAAGTTTGAAGGCACTAGTTTCAAGTCCGGGCTGCCTTTCAGCTCAGCAGCCTGGCCAAATGGGGAGAAAAATGGAGTATGCAGGTTGCACATATGCAAAACTATTCTGATCCGTGTCCTACCTGCCCGTCTATCCGTTAGGAATAAAGATGGCTACTTCATCAGGCAAATTCCTCTCTTTGAATCAGGACATTTTTGAAAGAAATCGATCAAAACCTGCAAAAaatttttaaactgaaataaatgaagCTCTCAAGGACTCTGGGAGCAAAACATGTGGttatgtaaaactgaaaaactaGACTAATGGCTCAATCATGACTTAAAACTAAACACTAATATATCAATGCCCTCTTTCACTTGCTTTATGTGTAGAGGTAACATTCCTGTCATCCATGATGGCTTCATACGTCTGGTGTGTAATAAGGAAACCACAAGGAACATGAGCCGTGTTTTAAATATAAACAACATCTACGTGATAGGACGGATAAAGGGCAACCTGGAACCAGATGGTATCTACATCGACAGACAGAAATCATGCTCTTTACATAGAAGTGCATGTTGCAAACAGGTCTACAGTGTACAAGTAAGTAAAAACACCCAGAACTGGCCAAAGGGTGACTGGACATAGTAACCGGAgggtttaaaggggaaaaaaacagccaaaagttGCTGAGCCGGTGCAGAGAAAAGATGTCTGTCTCTTAAGAGGGTTTGAAACTAAAAAGGCCGAGGTGGCAGTACCTCGCCTGGCTGTCCAACTTGGAACGGCGCTAAGAAAAGCATAGTCCTTGGTCAAtgtgggtggaggggtggaTTTCATTCaagcaaacatgtttttggatCCTGCACATCTGAATTGAATTACTAGGCAAACAGCCGATGGGGAAGAGAGCTTAGAACAAACTGAATAACCCCGCagctttgtgtgtctttatgctCGGTGATTCTGGGTGGGAGGCTCAGAGGCCTTTCAAAACTCCAGGAAAGACAGGGTGAAAAGAATGCCTGGCATGCTGAGAAATCCAAGCCTTGTTTGTCAACGCCAACAGGAAGCGGACGTGAGAGGGGACTGACCGTGTCGTATGTCTTTAAAATCAACCGCTCCAAAACTATGCCATTCATCACAGACAACGTGTGCTTTACGTCTGGTCATTGCCTCTGAAAAGGTCAATGGCGgtaatattttagtttaaaataatAGAGTGCAGAGCGGCGTCATATTACGGGAGCGAAATCCCCAGTGGTCATTAAATAAATCGAGAAAACTAACAAAATCAGCACCGCGtgtacagacacaaacatggacCAGTCTCATTGGGATCTAGTGTGGCCATAAATATTTGTACACTGACAGATATACGGCGTTATTTTCTGGTAAATCTGAAACTAATAAACAGTATCCTAAAATCTGTTCGTTTCAGAGTTTGAGTGGAATCAAAGCACTGGTTCCTTGTTCCATTTCTGAAGAGGATCCTGTCTCTGCAGTGGCCCAGCAAGGACTGCAGACCTTAGATCAGTATTCAGTTCAGTCCTCCCAAAGCCTTTGATTTCATGATGGATCCCGGTTGTTCACTGCCTAATGCAAAACGAGAAAATCTCACCGGACTCCCAGTCAAAGGTCTCTTGAACGAATATGGGTCGAAAGCAAGTATATGTATCTctctgatggaggaaaaaaacagcacattttcagCTAATATCTCTACTTACACTGTCGTATTGCCCCGAGAGTTGAAGATTGCAGCCAAAACATGCAGGGAGACAAAAGGCATGTACGGAATGCTGCTCTAACCTTGCCACTTCAATTCACTTAAACTATTCGGTGACTAAGTGACTTATGACACGGTGACAGGGCCAGTTCCCTCGATGCCTTGATTACTCTAAACACTAATACAATATTGAAACAAAGAGGGCGATTCTTGTGTCCCTGTCAAGAGAAGATCAGCCCATATTTGAGCCCAGAGTGCGCCATGATCTGATGAGTAACTGACAGACAGGCGCTCAAGTCAGTTCTACCTCATTAGAGAGTCACAGCTCCGTCTAATCCAGAGCAACAGGACCAGTCAGTGTAGTCCGTAATGACACAGAGAATAGGCCTTGTGGACAGATTACTGCAAGTGACTGAATGACCTCAGAGAGGAAAGTACGCATCCTTGACATCATTATCAGCAGAGTGTTAATGACTGTGAGTCAATGCGTTGTGGAAGATGAGTACAAGATGCACATGATTCAGAGAGCAGcgccacctctcctctcctctcctctcctctcctctcctctcctctccgctcctctcctctcctctcctctcctctcctctgctctcctctcctctcctctcctctgctctcctctcctctcctctcctctcctctcctctcctctcctctcctctgctctcctctcctctcctctcctctcctctcctctcctctgctctcctctcctctcctctcctctcctctcctctcctctgctctcctctcctctcctctgctctcctctcctctcctctcctctcctctcctccctggtCCAGCTCGGCCACTACTGATGGGCTGACAAGTTCGCCATACTGCATCACCTGGCCCTGCAGCGCCTTTGATGTATTATTCATGACGAGACAGGAGCTTATATGGGGGTTTTGGGGTGCTggacgtatgtgtgtgtgtgtgtgtgtgtgtgtgtgtgtgtgtgtgtgtgtgtgtgtgtgtgtgtgtgtgtgtgtgtgtgtgtgtgtgtgtgtgtgtgtgtgtgtgtgtgtgtgtgtgtgtgtgtgtatgcacagtGGGGTGTGGTATGTTCACAGAAAAGCTTGTTCCCATCTTCCCAgtcctcccaccaccaccaccaccaccattacTACCAAAAGCAATACTAACTGAATGCTAAACAAACCTGTCTGTTGAATAATTGAGGATCTCAGGCCAGAGCAGGCTCTGATTAGCATATAGGCCTTATGGACCCAATCTGCACAGTGACAGGATTCTTTCCCTGGACTTTCGTAGCCACCGAATGCTCTAATTTCTCTGATTTTACTTCCTCTGGTCTTGTTCCCCATTGCCAGAATTAGCGGGCGTGTCAAAGTGATTTCAGTTCACCAAAAATAATTACATTGATCTCTGCTATCATTCGTGGGAATGTGAGATAtcattcacacaaaaaaaaagtgaatatcGACATTATCTTCATGTGGTGGCTCGCCAGTGGATGATTTATTAATCTGCAGAGGTGCTTGACTGAGCAGACGTCTCCACTAATAGACTGTAAAAGGCTTATCAGTAAAGTAACGTTATGTGTCAATGACATGCATAGAAAATTTAAGACATATGTGCCTGCAGGCAGATCTTCACAGATATTCCAAACCATGCCCGTCCATCacgaaaacaaaacaatgatgtCAAATTTAAGACACGCTTGCAGGATGACTGCAGGAGtacatttctgcttcaggagTCCCTGCTGGtgtctcctcacctcctctcctcggGTCTCTCTCTTTGGCTCCTCTCAGCCCTGGGCAGTAATCCCTGGCCCCCCATGTGTGCCCATCCGCTCCCCCTGCTCTCATTAGTGCAGTGTTGGGGCCTAGGGAGCCTGCAGGCCTGGGGAGCCAGCCTGCTGCTCccctcccactctccctctctctcctcggCTGGAGTAATGAGCACATAATCAGCCTGGctctctgtcagcagcagcacaccagaGGGGTATGTGGGCTCCTGGCCCAGTGTGGGGGGTTTGGCCACAGCGGGGTGTTTCACTTCCTATCCTCCGTACCCAGGGTACACTGTACCCGGTAGAGCTTCCATCAAATGACCCTCTGGTTGCAGGTCAGCAGATCAAACATGGCAACTTCCTCTTTCAGTTCACAAACTGAAAGCTGTCACACTTTCAATGAACTTCCCTACTTGTTATGCTCCTTTAAAATGAACGTGTTTCATGAGTTCTGAGACAATAGTGTAATGATCTAATATTCCTTTCCTTTACTGAAGTGTTTCATTTGGGATGTTTGGCCTCGGATTGCCTGTTCATTAGAGCTGTGCCATTCAATCGcaataaaaatagtaaaatgatCATAATAAATACCATGTCTTGTCTCAGTTAAAAAGTCAGAGTATCAACTTTAATTCAAATACAAGGAAGCCTCCATCTATGCTTACAACAATATAGAACCTGAATTGCATGTGGCAAAATAGCAGACACTGCAAACTTACGAACAGTCCATATTTAAGCACACAAAAGTCAAGGCTACTCATTACTCAGACAATGTGAGTACCATTGCTGCCAGAAAAGAGTTGAATCCCTCACATTCTTAGCCTTCTACAATGTTTCTTTCTCTATTGACTTTTCTGGTTTAATGACGTTCAAAGAGATGAAggccaaacaaaaacagaaaagcaccAACACAGAGCCACATGAAAAGTAGCTGCAACCACCGaaggacagaacagaaacaatccAGACAGAGAACTCAACCTCAGTCAGTGCGCTTTCATGTCTTTTAAATTGCTATTATGGCATTCATTGCTTTGACTTGACTCCCTTCAATGTGGATTCATACGTTTCATAATGCCAAATACTGGTTAAATTACTTAAAATCAGCTTGCTGCAACAAGACATAACACAGTAGCTGCTGTGTCCCACTGACAAATCAACAGGGTCACTGACAGGTCAGCATTTATTCTAATAAAATATCTTTAATTGGTTTCCATTGAGACTTAAGTCAGCCCTGGATTCCCATGAGCAAACTCCGTCCCCTTCACAACAATTTCCTATTGACTGCACTCAATGAGCACTTTGTCATGTGCATCACTGCGATTATGGGATCCAGCGAATCAACCACAGACTCAACAAGTACATCCAGCCGGGATATGTAAGGTCAAGGGGCTGAGTCACAACGGCTCTTTTTTACTGAAGTGAAGTGACAGTGGTTTTCTGCTCCATGCGCCGCTCACCATGACTTTACAAACCGGAAAACGCCCAG comes from Pempheris klunzingeri isolate RE-2024b chromosome 7, fPemKlu1.hap1, whole genome shotgun sequence and encodes:
- the LOC139204526 gene encoding transcription factor 7-like 1-B isoform X2 yields the protein MPQLNGGGGDDLGANDEMISFKDEGEQEEKISENVSAERDLDDVKSSLVNESENNSSSSDSEQAERRPQTRPDSESYEKTRDYFSEALRRQQDGGFFKSPHYPGYPFLMIPDLTNPYLSNGSLSPSARTYLQMKWPLLDVPGSAGLKDSRSPTPGHLSNKVPVVQHAHHVHPLTPLITYSNEHFSPGTPPSHLSPEILDPKTGIPRTPHPSELSPYYPLSPGAVGSITHPLGWFMQQQGQPMYSIPPGGFRHPYPALAMNASMSSLVSSRFSPHMVTPPPHSLHQTGIPHPAIVSPAIKQEPGGDISPSMHAKSPVPPKKEEDKRPHIKKPLNAFMLYMKEMRAKVVAECTLKESAAINQILGRRWHSLSREEQAKYYELARKERQLHSQLYPGWSARDNYGKRKKRKRDNKPDSKPEDFSIRSKKQCVQYLPSEKMCDSPASSHGSMLDSPATPSAALASPAAPAATHSEQAQPLSLTTKPEGRMHHHFSLAGKASGSTSSSSSSSSSSSSSSSTSQPTISIPIGTSGSQSTTPILTRPIPFTSLHHSMLSPPSPFHQAALHSHHALFQSQPLSLVTKPTE
- the LOC139204526 gene encoding transcription factor 7-like 1-B isoform X1, whose amino-acid sequence is MPQLNGGGGDDLGANDEMISFKDEGEQEEKISENVSAERDLDDVKSSLVNESENNSSSSDSEQAERRPQTRPDSESYEKTRDYFSEALRRQQDGGFFKSPHYPGYPFLMIPDLTNPYLSNGSLSPSARTYLQMKWPLLDVPGSAGLKDSRSPTPGHLSNKVPVVQHAHHVHPLTPLITYSNEHFSPGTPPSHLSPEILDPKTGIPRTPHPSELSPYYPLSPGAVGSITHPLGWFMQQQGQPMYSIPPGGFRHPYPALAMNASMSSLVSSRFSPHMVTPPPHSLHQTGIPHPAIVSPAIKQEPGGDISPSMHARKSPVPPKKEEDKRPHIKKPLNAFMLYMKEMRAKVVAECTLKESAAINQILGRRWHSLSREEQAKYYELARKERQLHSQLYPGWSARDNYGKRKKRKRDNKPDSKPEDFSIRSKKQCVQYLPSEKMCDSPASSHGSMLDSPATPSAALASPAAPAATHSEQAQPLSLTTKPEGRMHHHFSLAGKASGSTSSSSSSSSSSSSSSSTSQPTISIPIGTSGSQSTTPILTRPIPFTSLHHSMLSPPSPFHQAALHSHHALFQSQPLSLVTKPTE